From one Esox lucius isolate fEsoLuc1 chromosome 11, fEsoLuc1.pri, whole genome shotgun sequence genomic stretch:
- the tmem100a gene encoding transmembrane protein 100, with the protein MPEEPSKDTMTVPAAPERAATEKANNNDHTPTVTIAAMPLVTEIQLNAATGGAELSCYRCTVPFGLVVLIAGIVVTSVAYSFNSHGSTISYFGLVLLSAGLMLLALSAVCWKMRLERKKERRRESQTALVANQRSIFA; encoded by the coding sequence ATGCCAGAGGAACCCAGTAAAGACACCATGACTGTCCCAGCGGCCCCGGAAAGAGCAGCCACAGAGAAGGCCAACAACAATGACCACACTCCAACTGTGACTATAGCAGCTATGCCTTTGGTCACTGAAATCCAACTGAATGCAGCCACGGGTGGTGCAGAACTTTCCTGCTATCGTTGCACAGTACCGTTTGGCTTGGTGGTTCTCATTGCCGGTATAGTGGTCACTTCTGTGGCTTACAGCTTCAACTCACATGGGTCCACCATCTCCTACTTTGGGCTTGTTCTGCTGTCTGCTGGACTAATGTTACTGGCGTTAAGTGCGGTATGCTGGAAGATGAGACTTGAACGAAAGAAGGAGAGGCGGAGAGAAAGCCAAACTGCACTGGTTGCAAACCAGAGGAGCATCTTTGCATGA